In Mercenaria mercenaria strain notata chromosome 15, MADL_Memer_1, whole genome shotgun sequence, a single genomic region encodes these proteins:
- the LOC128549148 gene encoding uncharacterized protein LOC128549148 isoform X3 encodes MDFPTFCEPVSLCLSEVLEALGVNERTVNKRRELYHQAEVIREMGFHLTSKICNIPTFSDTKIYHFGSKIEGSTTLGLKSDVDLVYCTPKLITVIESISEKSGSIKDVLIVKNDATPYGHCRLRIVNIDGKRFQSKDMYYYDSNGSNFLPNTYLEDGSEDFTSKLMPRLRHGPSSYYMNTDNIMAINLPPALSMTTKNVNCFNWPAKALTDKLRKAGGLLVPIGHSQSENAHIEWRISYSFAERLLIFDFNITQLRCLVLLKMIKKTFLQPIVGDEFTSYHCKTTLFHTIARTRSSLWREDRLFDCLMCCFSTLQQFLSHHFCPHFFDQKVNLFIGKLTPNCCKKLSVVIEHFRNDNLRSLQQVQTDDLGARILNKTTVLGRTCFQCRELVENQMLIDIVYDRLRFLIEYSRHPYIHMYNSHPTLKKQIYAGFKLFKELMHIMKYGNDTERAVSRLFVPHFAAKHASLMSAYRMKKKQPVSENIIDLFKIGFQTDATSSRLKLASVLFSNGEISQTNTILNEVENKLSLSVLPTCFVFVFTFAFQWENFYKMASENSDVISCSHAFSLCVEFMRNDVWCCPLGLRRSLITKEKSREDIASFGVQFGKEVDSKTILYYLQFLTYARLSSQLKTKALKNLMQCVMGNSCRWLRYFFDIATREEEDIIQMYTDRVFTCQDKYLESYHEVIIPGLYDNLTVDPWGSIRLCICYALHKCSVVQHMDMALLLIGYSFEYENQKEFASAFYWMSFIVEPSSATARHILRVCPQTSVLDYFNNFYSGMTRRTYTRKLEISLLPTIVEAFAHLLEANISMGILLKPFVLRGTYKARCYICILNSLIRKYDLQEKKSPDAHIHGAVKEERQKYFESECLLL; translated from the coding sequence ATGGATTTTCCAACCTTTTGTGAGCCAGTGTCACTTTGTTTATCAGAAGTATTAGAAGCTTTAGGTGTGAATGAAAGGACCGTTAACAAAAGACGGGAGTTGTATCATCAGGCTGAAGTGATTAGAGAGATGGGATTTCATTTGACTAGTAAGATATGTAACATTCCTACATTCAGTGATACCAAAATCTATCATTTTGGAAGTAAGATTGAAGGATCAACTACGCTTGGTTTGAAGTCGGATGTGGACCTGGTATACTGCACTCCAAAATTAATTACCgtcatagaatcaatatcagaaaAAAGTGGAAGTATCAAGGACGTTTTGatagtgaaaaatgatgcaacaCCATACGGTCACTGCAGGCTCCGTATTGTTAATATTGATGGCAAACGTTTCCAAAGTAAGGACATGTATTATTATGATTCTAATGGAAGTAATTTCCTGCCTAACACATATCTTGAAGACGGCTCAGAAGATTTTACATCCAAATTAATGCCGAGACTAAGACATGGCCCTTCTTCATATTACATGAATACAGACAATATAATGGCCATCAATTTACCCCCCGCGCTGTCCATGACAACAAAGAATGTGAACTGTTTTAACTGGCCTGCCAAAGCACTAACTGACAAATTAAGAAAAGCAGGAGGCTTGCTCGTTCCCATTGGTCATTCACAAAGTGAAAATGCCCACATTGAATGGCGAATTTCATACTCATTTGCGGAGAGACTTCTTATTTTTGACTTTAATATTACACAGCTGAGATGTCTGGTTTTGctgaaaatgataaagaaaacatttctgCAGCCTATCGTAGGAGATGAGTTTACCAGCTACCACTGCAAGACCACTTTGTTCCACACAATAGCAAGAACACGTTCATCGCTTTGGAGAGAGGATAGGCTATTTGACTGTTTAATGTGCTGTTTCTCCACATTACAACAATTTCTATCACATCATTTCTGTCCACATTTCTTCGATCAAAAAGTAAATCTGTTCATTGGAAAACTGACTCCTAATTGTTGTAAGAAACTTAGTGTCGTTATCGAACATTTTCGAAATGATAATCTTCGAAGTTTACAACAAGTGCAAACTGACGACTTAGGAGCCAGAATTCTTAACAAGACAACAGTTTTAGGAAGAACCTGCTTTCAATGTCGTGAATTGGTTGAAAATCAGATGCTTATTGATATTGTATACGACAGACTTCGTTTCTTAATTGAATACTCTAGACAtccatatatacatatgtataactCACACCCCACGTTGAAGAAGCAGATATATGCTGGCTTCAAATTGTTTAAGGAGTTGATGCACATTATGAAGTATGGCAATGACACGGAACGTGCTGTTTCTCGGCTATTTGTGCCGCATTTTGCAGCTAAACATGCCTCACTAATGTCGGCGTACAGAATGAAAAAGAAGCAACCAGTATCGGAGAACATTATAGATTTATTCAAAATAGGTTTCCAGACCGACGCTACCTCAAGCAGATTAAAACTAGCTTCAGTGTTATTTTCCAACGGTGAAATTAGTCAGACAAACACAATTCTAAACGAAGTAGAAAACAAATTATCATTGAGTGTTTTACCGACTTGTTTTGTGTTTGTCTTTACATTTGCATTTCAGTGGGAGAATTTCTACAAAATGGCTTCAGAAAACTCTGATGTCATCAGCTGCAGTCACGCATTTTCGTTATGTGTTGAATTTATGAGAAATGATGTTTGGTGTTGTCCGCTAGGATTACGTAGATCTCTTATTACAAAAGAAAAGTCGAGAGAGGATATCGCTTCGTTTGGTGTTCAGTTTGGAAAGGAAGTCGACTCAAAAACAATTTTGTATTACCTGCAGTTTTTAACATACGCTAGACTTTCAAGTCAACTGAAAACAAAAGCACTGAAAAATTTGATGCAATGTGTCATGGGCAATTCTTGCAGATGGTTACGATATTTTTTTGACATCGCAACCAGGGAGGAGGAAGACATTATTCAGATGTATACAGACCGTGTGTTTACGTGTCAAGACAAATACCTTGAAAGCTACCATGAGGTTATTATTCCAGGGCTTTACGATAATTTGACGGTCGATCCTTGGGGAAGCATACGCCTATGTATTTGTTACGCTTTACACAAATGTTCTGTCGTTCAGCACATGGACATGGCTTTGCTTCTAATTGGATATTCTTTCGAATACGAGAATCAAAAGGAATTTGCAAGTGCATTCTACTGGATGTCTTTCATCGTAGAACCATCGAGTGCAACAGCAAGGCATATTCTAAGAGTTTGCCCCCAGACATCAGTTTTGGactattttaataacttttacagTGGTATGACTCGTAGGACATATACGAGAAAACTGGAAATAAGTTTGTTACCTACAATTGTTGAAGCGTTTGCACATTTGCTAGAAGCAAATATCAGTATGGGCATCTTACTAAAACCTTTTGTACTACGGGGTACGTACAAGGCAAGGTGTTATATCTGCATTCTTAATTCACTGATCAGAAAATACGACCTACAGGAAAAGAAATCCCCAGATGCACATATTCATGGAGCAGTCAAAGAGGAACGACAAAAATACTTTGAATCGGAGTGCCTTCTTTTATAA
- the LOC128549148 gene encoding uncharacterized protein LOC128549148 isoform X1: MIWSVSLLVVATYIFVAVFSDTSVTRFTASTLDVRDREVTLSSVSALCVLVLVQPVSLIHNWASYLNTSQPQYRSVVVVLRTRTAECKLESSDFLLIKNMDFPTFCEPVSLCLSEVLEALGVNERTVNKRRELYHQAEVIREMGFHLTSKICNIPTFSDTKIYHFGSKIEGSTTLGLKSDVDLVYCTPKLITVIESISEKSGSIKDVLIVKNDATPYGHCRLRIVNIDGKRFQSKDMYYYDSNGSNFLPNTYLEDGSEDFTSKLMPRLRHGPSSYYMNTDNIMAINLPPALSMTTKNVNCFNWPAKALTDKLRKAGGLLVPIGHSQSENAHIEWRISYSFAERLLIFDFNITQLRCLVLLKMIKKTFLQPIVGDEFTSYHCKTTLFHTIARTRSSLWREDRLFDCLMCCFSTLQQFLSHHFCPHFFDQKVNLFIGKLTPNCCKKLSVVIEHFRNDNLRSLQQVQTDDLGARILNKTTVLGRTCFQCRELVENQMLIDIVYDRLRFLIEYSRHPYIHMYNSHPTLKKQIYAGFKLFKELMHIMKYGNDTERAVSRLFVPHFAAKHASLMSAYRMKKKQPVSENIIDLFKIGFQTDATSSRLKLASVLFSNGEISQTNTILNEVENKLSLSVLPTCFVFVFTFAFQWENFYKMASENSDVISCSHAFSLCVEFMRNDVWCCPLGLRRSLITKEKSREDIASFGVQFGKEVDSKTILYYLQFLTYARLSSQLKTKALKNLMQCVMGNSCRWLRYFFDIATREEEDIIQMYTDRVFTCQDKYLESYHEVIIPGLYDNLTVDPWGSIRLCICYALHKCSVVQHMDMALLLIGYSFEYENQKEFASAFYWMSFIVEPSSATARHILRVCPQTSVLDYFNNFYSGMTRRTYTRKLEISLLPTIVEAFAHLLEANISMGILLKPFVLRGTYKARCYICILNSLIRKYDLQEKKSPDAHIHGAVKEERQKYFESECLLL; this comes from the exons ATGATTTGGTCAGTCAGTTTGTTGGTCGTGGCTACATATATCTTTGTGGCAGTGTTCTCCGATACTTCAG TAACCAGGTTCACAGCCAGCACGTTGGATGTGCGTGATAGAGAGGTGACTTTGAGCAGTGTCAGTGCGCTGTGTGTATTGGTCTTGGTACAACCAGTTAGCCTGATCCACAATTG GGCTTCTTATTTGAATACATCTCAACCACAGTACAGATCAGTTGTTGTAGTTCTTAGAACCCGTACCGCTGAATGCAAGCTGGAGTCCAGTGACTTTCTACTAATTAA AAACATGGATTTTCCAACCTTTTGTGAGCCAGTGTCACTTTGTTTATCAGAAGTATTAGAAGCTTTAGGTGTGAATGAAAGGACCGTTAACAAAAGACGGGAGTTGTATCATCAGGCTGAAGTGATTAGAGAGATGGGATTTCATTTGACTAGTAAGATATGTAACATTCCTACATTCAGTGATACCAAAATCTATCATTTTGGAAGTAAGATTGAAGGATCAACTACGCTTGGTTTGAAGTCGGATGTGGACCTGGTATACTGCACTCCAAAATTAATTACCgtcatagaatcaatatcagaaaAAAGTGGAAGTATCAAGGACGTTTTGatagtgaaaaatgatgcaacaCCATACGGTCACTGCAGGCTCCGTATTGTTAATATTGATGGCAAACGTTTCCAAAGTAAGGACATGTATTATTATGATTCTAATGGAAGTAATTTCCTGCCTAACACATATCTTGAAGACGGCTCAGAAGATTTTACATCCAAATTAATGCCGAGACTAAGACATGGCCCTTCTTCATATTACATGAATACAGACAATATAATGGCCATCAATTTACCCCCCGCGCTGTCCATGACAACAAAGAATGTGAACTGTTTTAACTGGCCTGCCAAAGCACTAACTGACAAATTAAGAAAAGCAGGAGGCTTGCTCGTTCCCATTGGTCATTCACAAAGTGAAAATGCCCACATTGAATGGCGAATTTCATACTCATTTGCGGAGAGACTTCTTATTTTTGACTTTAATATTACACAGCTGAGATGTCTGGTTTTGctgaaaatgataaagaaaacatttctgCAGCCTATCGTAGGAGATGAGTTTACCAGCTACCACTGCAAGACCACTTTGTTCCACACAATAGCAAGAACACGTTCATCGCTTTGGAGAGAGGATAGGCTATTTGACTGTTTAATGTGCTGTTTCTCCACATTACAACAATTTCTATCACATCATTTCTGTCCACATTTCTTCGATCAAAAAGTAAATCTGTTCATTGGAAAACTGACTCCTAATTGTTGTAAGAAACTTAGTGTCGTTATCGAACATTTTCGAAATGATAATCTTCGAAGTTTACAACAAGTGCAAACTGACGACTTAGGAGCCAGAATTCTTAACAAGACAACAGTTTTAGGAAGAACCTGCTTTCAATGTCGTGAATTGGTTGAAAATCAGATGCTTATTGATATTGTATACGACAGACTTCGTTTCTTAATTGAATACTCTAGACAtccatatatacatatgtataactCACACCCCACGTTGAAGAAGCAGATATATGCTGGCTTCAAATTGTTTAAGGAGTTGATGCACATTATGAAGTATGGCAATGACACGGAACGTGCTGTTTCTCGGCTATTTGTGCCGCATTTTGCAGCTAAACATGCCTCACTAATGTCGGCGTACAGAATGAAAAAGAAGCAACCAGTATCGGAGAACATTATAGATTTATTCAAAATAGGTTTCCAGACCGACGCTACCTCAAGCAGATTAAAACTAGCTTCAGTGTTATTTTCCAACGGTGAAATTAGTCAGACAAACACAATTCTAAACGAAGTAGAAAACAAATTATCATTGAGTGTTTTACCGACTTGTTTTGTGTTTGTCTTTACATTTGCATTTCAGTGGGAGAATTTCTACAAAATGGCTTCAGAAAACTCTGATGTCATCAGCTGCAGTCACGCATTTTCGTTATGTGTTGAATTTATGAGAAATGATGTTTGGTGTTGTCCGCTAGGATTACGTAGATCTCTTATTACAAAAGAAAAGTCGAGAGAGGATATCGCTTCGTTTGGTGTTCAGTTTGGAAAGGAAGTCGACTCAAAAACAATTTTGTATTACCTGCAGTTTTTAACATACGCTAGACTTTCAAGTCAACTGAAAACAAAAGCACTGAAAAATTTGATGCAATGTGTCATGGGCAATTCTTGCAGATGGTTACGATATTTTTTTGACATCGCAACCAGGGAGGAGGAAGACATTATTCAGATGTATACAGACCGTGTGTTTACGTGTCAAGACAAATACCTTGAAAGCTACCATGAGGTTATTATTCCAGGGCTTTACGATAATTTGACGGTCGATCCTTGGGGAAGCATACGCCTATGTATTTGTTACGCTTTACACAAATGTTCTGTCGTTCAGCACATGGACATGGCTTTGCTTCTAATTGGATATTCTTTCGAATACGAGAATCAAAAGGAATTTGCAAGTGCATTCTACTGGATGTCTTTCATCGTAGAACCATCGAGTGCAACAGCAAGGCATATTCTAAGAGTTTGCCCCCAGACATCAGTTTTGGactattttaataacttttacagTGGTATGACTCGTAGGACATATACGAGAAAACTGGAAATAAGTTTGTTACCTACAATTGTTGAAGCGTTTGCACATTTGCTAGAAGCAAATATCAGTATGGGCATCTTACTAAAACCTTTTGTACTACGGGGTACGTACAAGGCAAGGTGTTATATCTGCATTCTTAATTCACTGATCAGAAAATACGACCTACAGGAAAAGAAATCCCCAGATGCACATATTCATGGAGCAGTCAAAGAGGAACGACAAAAATACTTTGAATCGGAGTGCCTTCTTTTATAA
- the LOC128549148 gene encoding uncharacterized protein LOC128549148 isoform X2, translating to MIKQIRLTIIAVKQTKRRYKHPVTRFTASTLDVRDREVTLSSVSALCVLVLVQPVSLIHNWASYLNTSQPQYRSVVVVLRTRTAECKLESSDFLLIKNMDFPTFCEPVSLCLSEVLEALGVNERTVNKRRELYHQAEVIREMGFHLTSKICNIPTFSDTKIYHFGSKIEGSTTLGLKSDVDLVYCTPKLITVIESISEKSGSIKDVLIVKNDATPYGHCRLRIVNIDGKRFQSKDMYYYDSNGSNFLPNTYLEDGSEDFTSKLMPRLRHGPSSYYMNTDNIMAINLPPALSMTTKNVNCFNWPAKALTDKLRKAGGLLVPIGHSQSENAHIEWRISYSFAERLLIFDFNITQLRCLVLLKMIKKTFLQPIVGDEFTSYHCKTTLFHTIARTRSSLWREDRLFDCLMCCFSTLQQFLSHHFCPHFFDQKVNLFIGKLTPNCCKKLSVVIEHFRNDNLRSLQQVQTDDLGARILNKTTVLGRTCFQCRELVENQMLIDIVYDRLRFLIEYSRHPYIHMYNSHPTLKKQIYAGFKLFKELMHIMKYGNDTERAVSRLFVPHFAAKHASLMSAYRMKKKQPVSENIIDLFKIGFQTDATSSRLKLASVLFSNGEISQTNTILNEVENKLSLSVLPTCFVFVFTFAFQWENFYKMASENSDVISCSHAFSLCVEFMRNDVWCCPLGLRRSLITKEKSREDIASFGVQFGKEVDSKTILYYLQFLTYARLSSQLKTKALKNLMQCVMGNSCRWLRYFFDIATREEEDIIQMYTDRVFTCQDKYLESYHEVIIPGLYDNLTVDPWGSIRLCICYALHKCSVVQHMDMALLLIGYSFEYENQKEFASAFYWMSFIVEPSSATARHILRVCPQTSVLDYFNNFYSGMTRRTYTRKLEISLLPTIVEAFAHLLEANISMGILLKPFVLRGTYKARCYICILNSLIRKYDLQEKKSPDAHIHGAVKEERQKYFESECLLL from the exons ATGATTAAACAAATCAGGCTAACAATTATCGCAGTGAAACAAACAAAACGGAGATATAAGCATCCAG TAACCAGGTTCACAGCCAGCACGTTGGATGTGCGTGATAGAGAGGTGACTTTGAGCAGTGTCAGTGCGCTGTGTGTATTGGTCTTGGTACAACCAGTTAGCCTGATCCACAATTG GGCTTCTTATTTGAATACATCTCAACCACAGTACAGATCAGTTGTTGTAGTTCTTAGAACCCGTACCGCTGAATGCAAGCTGGAGTCCAGTGACTTTCTACTAATTAA AAACATGGATTTTCCAACCTTTTGTGAGCCAGTGTCACTTTGTTTATCAGAAGTATTAGAAGCTTTAGGTGTGAATGAAAGGACCGTTAACAAAAGACGGGAGTTGTATCATCAGGCTGAAGTGATTAGAGAGATGGGATTTCATTTGACTAGTAAGATATGTAACATTCCTACATTCAGTGATACCAAAATCTATCATTTTGGAAGTAAGATTGAAGGATCAACTACGCTTGGTTTGAAGTCGGATGTGGACCTGGTATACTGCACTCCAAAATTAATTACCgtcatagaatcaatatcagaaaAAAGTGGAAGTATCAAGGACGTTTTGatagtgaaaaatgatgcaacaCCATACGGTCACTGCAGGCTCCGTATTGTTAATATTGATGGCAAACGTTTCCAAAGTAAGGACATGTATTATTATGATTCTAATGGAAGTAATTTCCTGCCTAACACATATCTTGAAGACGGCTCAGAAGATTTTACATCCAAATTAATGCCGAGACTAAGACATGGCCCTTCTTCATATTACATGAATACAGACAATATAATGGCCATCAATTTACCCCCCGCGCTGTCCATGACAACAAAGAATGTGAACTGTTTTAACTGGCCTGCCAAAGCACTAACTGACAAATTAAGAAAAGCAGGAGGCTTGCTCGTTCCCATTGGTCATTCACAAAGTGAAAATGCCCACATTGAATGGCGAATTTCATACTCATTTGCGGAGAGACTTCTTATTTTTGACTTTAATATTACACAGCTGAGATGTCTGGTTTTGctgaaaatgataaagaaaacatttctgCAGCCTATCGTAGGAGATGAGTTTACCAGCTACCACTGCAAGACCACTTTGTTCCACACAATAGCAAGAACACGTTCATCGCTTTGGAGAGAGGATAGGCTATTTGACTGTTTAATGTGCTGTTTCTCCACATTACAACAATTTCTATCACATCATTTCTGTCCACATTTCTTCGATCAAAAAGTAAATCTGTTCATTGGAAAACTGACTCCTAATTGTTGTAAGAAACTTAGTGTCGTTATCGAACATTTTCGAAATGATAATCTTCGAAGTTTACAACAAGTGCAAACTGACGACTTAGGAGCCAGAATTCTTAACAAGACAACAGTTTTAGGAAGAACCTGCTTTCAATGTCGTGAATTGGTTGAAAATCAGATGCTTATTGATATTGTATACGACAGACTTCGTTTCTTAATTGAATACTCTAGACAtccatatatacatatgtataactCACACCCCACGTTGAAGAAGCAGATATATGCTGGCTTCAAATTGTTTAAGGAGTTGATGCACATTATGAAGTATGGCAATGACACGGAACGTGCTGTTTCTCGGCTATTTGTGCCGCATTTTGCAGCTAAACATGCCTCACTAATGTCGGCGTACAGAATGAAAAAGAAGCAACCAGTATCGGAGAACATTATAGATTTATTCAAAATAGGTTTCCAGACCGACGCTACCTCAAGCAGATTAAAACTAGCTTCAGTGTTATTTTCCAACGGTGAAATTAGTCAGACAAACACAATTCTAAACGAAGTAGAAAACAAATTATCATTGAGTGTTTTACCGACTTGTTTTGTGTTTGTCTTTACATTTGCATTTCAGTGGGAGAATTTCTACAAAATGGCTTCAGAAAACTCTGATGTCATCAGCTGCAGTCACGCATTTTCGTTATGTGTTGAATTTATGAGAAATGATGTTTGGTGTTGTCCGCTAGGATTACGTAGATCTCTTATTACAAAAGAAAAGTCGAGAGAGGATATCGCTTCGTTTGGTGTTCAGTTTGGAAAGGAAGTCGACTCAAAAACAATTTTGTATTACCTGCAGTTTTTAACATACGCTAGACTTTCAAGTCAACTGAAAACAAAAGCACTGAAAAATTTGATGCAATGTGTCATGGGCAATTCTTGCAGATGGTTACGATATTTTTTTGACATCGCAACCAGGGAGGAGGAAGACATTATTCAGATGTATACAGACCGTGTGTTTACGTGTCAAGACAAATACCTTGAAAGCTACCATGAGGTTATTATTCCAGGGCTTTACGATAATTTGACGGTCGATCCTTGGGGAAGCATACGCCTATGTATTTGTTACGCTTTACACAAATGTTCTGTCGTTCAGCACATGGACATGGCTTTGCTTCTAATTGGATATTCTTTCGAATACGAGAATCAAAAGGAATTTGCAAGTGCATTCTACTGGATGTCTTTCATCGTAGAACCATCGAGTGCAACAGCAAGGCATATTCTAAGAGTTTGCCCCCAGACATCAGTTTTGGactattttaataacttttacagTGGTATGACTCGTAGGACATATACGAGAAAACTGGAAATAAGTTTGTTACCTACAATTGTTGAAGCGTTTGCACATTTGCTAGAAGCAAATATCAGTATGGGCATCTTACTAAAACCTTTTGTACTACGGGGTACGTACAAGGCAAGGTGTTATATCTGCATTCTTAATTCACTGATCAGAAAATACGACCTACAGGAAAAGAAATCCCCAGATGCACATATTCATGGAGCAGTCAAAGAGGAACGACAAAAATACTTTGAATCGGAGTGCCTTCTTTTATAA
- the LOC123557250 gene encoding lysosomal thioesterase PPT2-A-like isoform X2, translating into MLFLRISLLVLLHQLHLSQSYKPVVFMHGVFSSGEKAKHIFQWINESHPGTDTFTVNMYENKKSITNLNKQVTKIGAWMIELMKKYKDGINLICFSQVTLALTKLFPKWVRDNIYEVLYTKGGQKFSVGNIWNDPRHQDRYKEFSEYLAVINNDRTHNRSQEYKSNFAKLKKLVLIGGPDDGVIAPWQSSQFGVFDEKLNVHNMSETSWFKDDLFGLRTLYSRGNVVTCTFPGVHHTFWHSTKPVFDKCILPYLT; encoded by the exons ATGTTGTTTTTAAGAATAAGTCTACTGGTTCTTTTACATCAATTGCACCTTTCGCAAAGTTACAAACCAGTTGTATTTATGCACGGGGTATTTAGTAGTGGAGAAAAAGCGAAACACATTTTTCAGTGGATAAATGAG TCACACCCCGGTACAGACACATTCACAGTGAACATGTACGAAAATAAGAAAAGTATAACGAATCTAAACAAGCAAGTAACGAAAATAGGTGCCTGGATGATAGAACTAATGAAGAAATACAAAGATGGGATAAACCTCATATGCTTTTCTCAAG tgactTTGGCATTAACGAAGTTGTTTCCAAAGTGGGTACGGGATAACATTTACGA GGTGTTATACACAAAAGGAGGTCAAAAATTCTCTGTGGGAAATATCTGGAATG ATCCCCGTCACCAAGATAGATACAAGGAATTTTCCGAGTATCTAGCAGTGATCAACAATGATAGAACACATAACAGAAGCCAAG AATATAAGTCAAATTTCGCGAAATTAAAGAAGCTGGTTTTGATTGGAGGCCCAGATGATGGAGTTATTGCACCTTGGCAGTCGAG CCAGTTTGGAGTCTTTGATGAAAAATTGAATGTACACAACATGTCGGAAACTTCG TGGTTCAAAGACGACTTGTTTGGGTTGAGAACGTTGTACAGTAGGGGAAATGTTGTTACATGTACGTTTCCAGGGGTGCACCATACATTTTGGCATTCTACAAAACCTGTGTTCGACAAATGCATCTTGCCATACCTTACATAA
- the LOC123557250 gene encoding lysosomal thioesterase PPT2-A-like isoform X1 has product MLFLRISLLVLLHQLHLSQSYKPVVFMHGVFSSGEKAKHIFQWINESHPGTDTFTVNMYENKKSITNLNKQVTKIGAWMIELMKKYKDGINLICFSQGGQVCRGIIERMDHNVHTFISLSAPQGGQFGLTLALTKLFPKWVRDNIYEVLYTKGGQKFSVGNIWNDPRHQDRYKEFSEYLAVINNDRTHNRSQEYKSNFAKLKKLVLIGGPDDGVIAPWQSSQFGVFDEKLNVHNMSETSWFKDDLFGLRTLYSRGNVVTCTFPGVHHTFWHSTKPVFDKCILPYLT; this is encoded by the exons ATGTTGTTTTTAAGAATAAGTCTACTGGTTCTTTTACATCAATTGCACCTTTCGCAAAGTTACAAACCAGTTGTATTTATGCACGGGGTATTTAGTAGTGGAGAAAAAGCGAAACACATTTTTCAGTGGATAAATGAG TCACACCCCGGTACAGACACATTCACAGTGAACATGTACGAAAATAAGAAAAGTATAACGAATCTAAACAAGCAAGTAACGAAAATAGGTGCCTGGATGATAGAACTAATGAAGAAATACAAAGATGGGATAAACCTCATATGCTTTTCTCAAG gTGGTCAAGTTTGCCGTGGAATCATCGAGCGCATGGATCACAATGTACACACATTTATCTCCCTTAGCGCACCACAAGGTGGACAGTTTGGAC tgactTTGGCATTAACGAAGTTGTTTCCAAAGTGGGTACGGGATAACATTTACGA GGTGTTATACACAAAAGGAGGTCAAAAATTCTCTGTGGGAAATATCTGGAATG ATCCCCGTCACCAAGATAGATACAAGGAATTTTCCGAGTATCTAGCAGTGATCAACAATGATAGAACACATAACAGAAGCCAAG AATATAAGTCAAATTTCGCGAAATTAAAGAAGCTGGTTTTGATTGGAGGCCCAGATGATGGAGTTATTGCACCTTGGCAGTCGAG CCAGTTTGGAGTCTTTGATGAAAAATTGAATGTACACAACATGTCGGAAACTTCG TGGTTCAAAGACGACTTGTTTGGGTTGAGAACGTTGTACAGTAGGGGAAATGTTGTTACATGTACGTTTCCAGGGGTGCACCATACATTTTGGCATTCTACAAAACCTGTGTTCGACAAATGCATCTTGCCATACCTTACATAA